One Malania oleifera isolate guangnan ecotype guangnan chromosome 9, ASM2987363v1, whole genome shotgun sequence DNA segment encodes these proteins:
- the LOC131163888 gene encoding ribose-phosphate pyrophosphokinase 1 isoform X2, with translation MKEIARYMGLELGKVHIKRFADGEIYVQLQESVRGCNVYLVQPTSPPANENLMELLIMIDACRRASAKNITAVIPYFGYARADRKTQGRESIAAKLVANLITEAGANRVLACDLHSGQSMGYFDIPVDHVYGQPVILDYLASKTVHSNDLVVVSPDVGGVARARAFAKKLSDAPLAIVDKRRHGHNIAEVMNLIGDVRGKVAVMVDDMIDTAGTIAKGAKLLHQEGAREVYACCTHAVFSPPAIERLSSGLFQEVIITNTIPVKEKNYFPQLTVLSVANLLGETIWRVHDDCSVSSIFM, from the exons ATGAAG GAAATTGCACGGTACATGGGATTGGAGCTTGGAAAGGTTCACATAAAGCGGTTTGCCGATGGTGAAATATATGTTCAGTTGCAAGAGAGTGTTAGAGGATGTAATGTATACCTTGTGCAGCCCACCAGCCCTCCAGCAAATGAGAATCTCATGGAACTTTTGATAATGATAGATGCTTGTCGAAGAGCATCAGCTAAAAACATCACTGCAGTAATCCCATATTTTGGATATGCAAGAGCTGATAGGAAG ACACAAGGGCGTGAATCCATTGCGGCTAAACTTGTTGCAAACCTTATCACAGAAGCAGGTGCAAACCGTGTACTTGCTTGTGATCTGCATTCTGGGCAGTCCATGGGTTACTTTGATATTCCAGTGGACCATGTTTATGGCCAG CCTGTGATCCTTGATTATCTTGCCAGCAAGACGGTTCATTCTAATGATTTGGTTGTGGTCTCACCTGATGTTGGAGGAGTTGCAAGAGCACGCGCATTTGCAAAAAAATTATCTGATGCACCTTTAGCAATTGTTGATAAAAGGCGTCATGGACATAACATTGCTGAG GTTATGAATTTGATTGGAGATGTTAGAGGAAAAGTTGCAGTTATGGTGGATGACATGATTGACACTGCAG GGACTATTGCAAAAGGTGCCAAGCTTTTACACCAAGAAGGAGCCAGGGAAGTCTATGCATGTTGCACTCATGCTGTTTTTAG CCCCCCTGCAATCGAGCGGTTGTCAAGTGGTCTATTTCAAGAGGTGATTATTACTAACACAATTCCAGTGAAGGAGAAGAACTACTTCCCCCAGTTGACAGTTCTTTCAGTCGCAAACCTGTTGGGTGAAACTATTTGGCGTGTTCATGATGATTGTTCTGTGAGCAGCATTTTTATGTAA
- the LOC131163888 gene encoding ribose-phosphate pyrophosphokinase 1 isoform X1 yields MASLALPSPSSSTSSSSSSPSTSLVYRRSLGSCGASVCSRASHVRCNLPEPLKVENGKSCVPVINEQSLPRFMDSKRLDNTVNRNSTRLKIFSGTANPALSKEIARYMGLELGKVHIKRFADGEIYVQLQESVRGCNVYLVQPTSPPANENLMELLIMIDACRRASAKNITAVIPYFGYARADRKTQGRESIAAKLVANLITEAGANRVLACDLHSGQSMGYFDIPVDHVYGQPVILDYLASKTVHSNDLVVVSPDVGGVARARAFAKKLSDAPLAIVDKRRHGHNIAEVMNLIGDVRGKVAVMVDDMIDTAGTIAKGAKLLHQEGAREVYACCTHAVFSPPAIERLSSGLFQEVIITNTIPVKEKNYFPQLTVLSVANLLGETIWRVHDDCSVSSIFM; encoded by the exons ATGGCTTCTCTTGCTCTCCCCTCGCCTTCTTCATCTACTTCCTCCTCGTCATCCTCTCCGTCGACGTCTCTGGTTTATCGCCGCTCTCTCGGCAGCTGCGGAGCTTCCGTTTGTTCTCGAGCCAGTCACGTA AGATGTAATCTGCCGGAGCCATTGAAGGTTGAGAATGGAAAGTCATGTGTACCGGTCATTAATGAACAGTCACTGCCGAGGTTCATGGACTCAAAGCGTCTTGACAATACTGTTAACCGAAATAGTACCCGGCTGAAAATATTCTCTGGCACAGCAAACCCTGCACTTTCTAAG GAAATTGCACGGTACATGGGATTGGAGCTTGGAAAGGTTCACATAAAGCGGTTTGCCGATGGTGAAATATATGTTCAGTTGCAAGAGAGTGTTAGAGGATGTAATGTATACCTTGTGCAGCCCACCAGCCCTCCAGCAAATGAGAATCTCATGGAACTTTTGATAATGATAGATGCTTGTCGAAGAGCATCAGCTAAAAACATCACTGCAGTAATCCCATATTTTGGATATGCAAGAGCTGATAGGAAG ACACAAGGGCGTGAATCCATTGCGGCTAAACTTGTTGCAAACCTTATCACAGAAGCAGGTGCAAACCGTGTACTTGCTTGTGATCTGCATTCTGGGCAGTCCATGGGTTACTTTGATATTCCAGTGGACCATGTTTATGGCCAG CCTGTGATCCTTGATTATCTTGCCAGCAAGACGGTTCATTCTAATGATTTGGTTGTGGTCTCACCTGATGTTGGAGGAGTTGCAAGAGCACGCGCATTTGCAAAAAAATTATCTGATGCACCTTTAGCAATTGTTGATAAAAGGCGTCATGGACATAACATTGCTGAG GTTATGAATTTGATTGGAGATGTTAGAGGAAAAGTTGCAGTTATGGTGGATGACATGATTGACACTGCAG GGACTATTGCAAAAGGTGCCAAGCTTTTACACCAAGAAGGAGCCAGGGAAGTCTATGCATGTTGCACTCATGCTGTTTTTAG CCCCCCTGCAATCGAGCGGTTGTCAAGTGGTCTATTTCAAGAGGTGATTATTACTAACACAATTCCAGTGAAGGAGAAGAACTACTTCCCCCAGTTGACAGTTCTTTCAGTCGCAAACCTGTTGGGTGAAACTATTTGGCGTGTTCATGATGATTGTTCTGTGAGCAGCATTTTTATGTAA